Genomic segment of Streptomyces alboniger:
GCTCGACGGAAAGGGCGTCAGGGGCAGTGGGCTCCGCAGGTGCGGGTGTTTCTCGTCGGCGGAGCCCTGACGGCCGGCGGAGTCCTGACGGCTCACCTCACCGTCACGGAGTGGCGGCTGACGCCCGGTCTGTTGCTCATCGGCCCCGTCCTGATCAGTGCCCGCAAGGGGCCGAAGGCCACCGCGGGCGCCGTGGTCTGGTCCGTCGCGATCTCCGTCACGTGGCCTCTCGCACTGTCCGTCGTCGACCGGCACAGCGGCGAACTCTCCCCGGCCGCCGTGGTCTTCGAATGCCTCGTCCTGGTCATCGGCGGAGGCGCGGCCGTCCACGGCGCGCGCCGTCGCGTCGCGCGGGAAGCCGAGCTGGTCCGTGTCGCACAGCGCTCGCGGGACGCCGTGCTGCGCCCCCTGGCGGCGGAGGTCGGCGGGGTCGGCTTCTCCTCCCTGTACCGCTCCGTCTCGGAGTTCGGCCTCGGCGGTGATCTGTACGACCTGGCCCGCACTCCTTACGGGCCACGCGTGCTGATCGGGGACGTACGAGGCCACGGGCCGGAGGCCGCCGTGCTGGGCGCGGCCACCGTGGGCGCGTTCCGCGAGGGCGCCTGCGCCACGCCCGCACTGGTGGACCTGGCCGCCGGTCTCGACACCCGGATCAGCGGGGATCTCGGACCGGAGGACTTCGTCACCGTGCTGCTCGCCGAGTTCGTGCCCGGCGAGGTGAGGCTGGTGAACTGCGGGCACCCGGCCCCGCTGCGCATCGGCCTGCGAGCCGAACCGCTCGCCCCGAGCCGGCCATCGGCTCCGCTGGGGCTCGGCCCCCGCCCCCAATTGCAGCGGGCCCGGCTGGGAGTCGGCGAACGGCTGCTGCTCTACACCGACGGCCTGAGCGAGGCACGCGACGCACAAGGGACGATGCTGCCCCTGGACGACCGGGTCAGGGAGGCCGCGTGCCTGCCCCTTCTTCCGGAGTGCCTCGACGCCCTGCTCTCCCTGGCGACCGCGCACGCCGGCGGCTCGCTCCAGGACGACCTCGCCCTGATCATGTGTGAACCCCGCCGCGCCACGTCCATGGGTGAGGGGGGCGGCACCCACGATCCCCCTGCCGTCCGGGACCGATGCCTGTGACCGCTGTCCGTGAGCGGCTCACCTCCCCGTGGCCGGAAAGGCACATCGATGGAGCCTACTGAGCGGCGGCCGGGAAACCTGCCGCCGGAGACCACCAGCATGGTCGGCCGCGGCCTCGAACTACGGCAGCTGGAACGGCTGTGCGGCCGCTCCCGGCTGGTCACGGTGACCGGGGTGGGCGGTGTGGGCAAGAGCCGACTCGCCCGGCGGGCGGCCGCCGGGCTGCGGCCCCGGTTCGCGGACGGGGTGTGGTGGGTGGAGCTGACCGGTCTGAGCGAGGGCACACTGCTGGCCCACTCGATCGCGGAGACGCTGCCACTGTCCGATCAGTCCACCCGGCCGATGCTCGACGTGGTGGCCGACTATCTGGCCGACCGGGAACTGCTGCTGGTGCTCGACACCTGCGAGCACCTGACCGACGCGTGCGCGATGGCCGCCGAGGCCCTGCTGCGGGCCGCTCCGAAACTACAGATCATGGCCACCAGCCGCCGCCGCCTCGGCCTCATGGCGGAGGAGGTGCTCATCCTGGAGCCGCTGAGGGTGCCGCGGGACCAGGAGGACATGGACGACTCGGAGGCCGTGACGCTGCTGGTCGAACGGGCCGCCGAGACGGTACCCGGCTTCACCGTGGACGCCGCCGACGCGACAGCTGTCGTACGCCTGTCCCAGCTCCTCGAAGGGCTGCCCCTGGCCATCGAACTCGCCGCCGCCCGACTGGGCCGGATGCCCGTCGACGAGCTGGTGAAGCGGCTGCCGGACCGCTTCGGTCTTCTACAGGACAGCGACGGGGCGCCGGAGGAGGCCACCGACGGGGCGCCGGACTGCGGCCCTTCCCCGGCCTCCCGGTCGCGCCCCGGCAGGCAGGTGCCGCCCTGGCATCGGGCGCTGCGCACCACGATCGGCTGGAGCCATGAGCTGTGTACGCCGGCCGAACGGCTGCTGTGGGCACGGCTCTCGGTCTTCGCCGGGTCCTTCGACACCGAGGCGGCCGTGGCGGTCTGCGCCGACGAGCACTTGCCCGAGGAGGACATCCCCGGGCTGCTCGGCGTGCTCGTGGACACCTCCATCGCCAACTGGCTTCCGACGCCGGAGGGTTCGGACCGGTTCCGGATGCTGGACACGGTACGGGAGTACGGCGCGCACTGGCTGCGCGAACTGGGCGAGGAGGAGCCTCTGCGCCACCGGCACCTGGCCCACTACCGCGCGTTCGCCCGGCAGGCGGACTCCGAGTGGCTCGGCCCGGAGCAGCTCACCTGGTACACGCGTACGGCCGCGGAGTACAGCAACCTGCGCGCCGCCCTCGACCTGAGCCTCCTGCGGCCGGAAGGGCACGCCGCGCTGGAGCTGGCCGGGAACCTCTGGTTCTTCTGGCACGCCTGCGGGTTCCCGAGGGAGGGCCAGTACTACCTGGCACAGGCCCTCGCCGCGGACCGCGCGCCGAGTCCGGAGCGCGGCAAGGCGCTGTGGGCCGAGGGCATGGTGTTCGCCACGCTGGGAGATCCGGAGGCGGTCGGGGCGCGGGCCACCGAGATCGCTTCGACGGCCGTCCGGTTCGGCTGCGCCGCGACGGCCGACCGTGCCGACACCCTGTCCTCGGTCGCGGCGGTGATGCTCGGCGACCACGCACGCGCCGCCACCTTCTCCCAGGCGGTCCTGGACCGGCACCGGTGCAGCCCTATGGCGCAACCCGCGCACTCAGCCGGATTCGTACGCAGCATGGTGTACATCAAGGAGGGTCGCATCGACGAGGCCGTCGCCGTACTGGACCACGTCCGGGCCGACTGCGACCGGCACGGCGAGCAGTGGTCGCGCGCCTTCGCCGACTACATGTGCGCGCGCGCCGAGCTGGCCCGCGGCCGGGTGGCGGCCGCGTTCGACCACGGGCAGGCTTCATGGCTCACCAAGCGCCGCCTCGACGACTCGCTCGGGATGGCCGTCGCCCTGGACGTCCTCGCCGCCGCCGCGTCCGCGGCCGGGGATGCCCGGCGGACCGCCCATCTGCTCGGCCTCGCCCAGCAGGTGTGGGACACCCTCGGCACGCCGCAGATCGGCGTCTCGGAGTGGATCGCCACTCGACGGACCTGCGAGGAGCAGGCCCGGCGGGCTCTGGGGGACGACGTCTACGCCACCGTCTTCCAGAACGGCCACCGCACACCTCAGGACGCCCCTGACCCACTGACCCCCGAAGCGGCGCCTTTACGCGCCGGACAACCGGGCGACCCCCCGCCGGAAGACCGGGTGTAGTCGTCCCGTAACACGTCTGGTGTTATCTTCCGGATCGGAAGACTCCAGTCTCCACGGGGCGGTGCTGGTCAGATGGCAGTGGGACAACTCCCGGATCAGGTAGGGGAGTTCGCGAGGTACTTGCGGAACTTGCTGGGGCGGCTCGACCAGTCGGCCGGCTGGTGCGGGGTGTTCTGGCAACGTGATCCCGACGGCATGCGCGCCTGCCTGGACGGCGCGGAGGTCCCGCCCTGGGACGTGGTGCAGGCCCTGCTCCACGACCTCGCGGCGGACCGCGGCATCCCGGAGGCCGAGCGCGAGACGGGCAGGGCCCGCACCCTGCACCGCGCCTCGCTCACGGCCTACGACGCCCGGCCCGGCGCCCGCGAGCTCCTGAGCGACCGGCTCGACATGATGCTCGGGGAGCAGCGGATCGCCCTGGAGCGGCAGGCGGAACTGGGGCGGCGGCTGAGCGAGGCGGTCACGCCCGACGAGGCCGACCGCATCAACCTCGATCTGGCCTGGGTCAGGGACGACCATGAGCGGGCGACCGCCCGGTGCGTGGAGCTGCGGGAACGGATGGCCCGCCTGGACGCGGCGGAACGCCCCCTCTGGGTGGACCACGTCCCCCACCCCCGCGCCCCGGACCAGCCCTCCGACCACCATCCCCACGTCCCAAACCAGCCCTCCGAGCACCACCTCGACGTCCCGGAGCGGCCCTGGGAGCAGGACCCCGCCGTCGCGGACGGCGACTCCGCGCAGGGCGATCCCGCGTACTACGACCCGGCGCGCCCCGCCGTCGCGGACGGCGACCCCACGCAATACGACCCCACGCAATACGACCCCGAGCACGGCGATCCCGCGTACTACGACCCCGCGCACCCCGCCGTCACGCACCGCGACCCCACGCACCCCGCCCCCGCAGCCCCCACCCCCGAACAGCCCCCAACCCCCGACCCCGACCCCGACCCCGCCCCCGACAAACCCGAACGCCCCCGACGCCGCTCCCGAGGGGCCCGAAACGCTCGTGGTGCCCGTTTCGCAGGGCTGGCGGATGTGGAGCCCGAGGGGCCCCCGGCCGTCGCCCCCGAGGCCGACCAGACCGGTCCCACCCCGCGCGGCGCCCGCTACCACCCCGTGCAGGCCGGCCCGGATCCCCGCCCCAACGAACCCGGCGACGCCACCCGCACGCCGAACGGGGACTCGCCGCACGTTCCTCACCTCACCGAAACCGTCCAGGCCCTCCTACAGCTCCGGGGCGAGGCCCGTACGGGCGAGGCGCACGCCGTGCTCGTGGAGGCCGCGGGCTGGCCCGCCGCCCATCTGCCGCCGCTCGCCGTGGAACTTCACCGCGCCGGTCTCGCAGCCGACTGGGCGACGCTCCTCTGGGAGGCCGCCTCGCTGCCGCCCGAGCAGCTGGTCGCCCTGGCGGACGCCCTCGCGGGCGCGGGCCGCGCCGACGACTGCCGGAAGCTGCTGCGGCAGGGCGTCGCCCGGCCCGCCCCCGAGATCGCCGAGGCCCTCCTCGCGCTGATCGACGCGGGCCGCGAACGGGAAGCCCGCGCGCTGCTCGACTCGTATCTCCGCGTCCGCACGCCCGAGGACGCGGCCCGCTGCGCCCACACCGACCCCCACCGCCTCATCCCGCTGCTCCTGGAGACGGCGCGGGCGGTCTCCGAGGAACACCACTGGGACCTCGTGCACGCCCTGCGCGTGGCGGGGTTCAACACCTGACCCCGCGACCGCCCCGGCCCGCCTCGCCCGCTCGGGTGCGAAACATGATCGACTCCGCCGGTTGAGGACGATGGTCTTGCTCGCCCCGTCGGGCGGGGCTTACGTTCTTCTCTCTACGCTGCGAATCTACGGGCGTAGAGGCTCTCTGATGTCCCCTCAAGGACAGTCCTCCCCAGGGCAGTGAAGGAGCAGCTCATGGTCAACGTCGTACGCGCCGCACTGGTCCAGGCGACCTGGACCGGCGACACCGAATCCATGATCGCCAAGCATGAGGAGCACGCCCGCGAGGCGGCCCGGCAGGGCGCGAAGGTCATCGGGTTCCAAGAGGTCTTCAACGCTCCCTACTTCTGCCAGGTCCAGGAAGCCGAGCACTACCGCTGGGCCGAGCCCGTGCCGGAGGGCCCCACCGTCACGCGCATGCGGGAACTCGCCCGCGAGACCGGCATGGTGATCGTCGTCCCGGTCTTCGAGGTCGAGCAGTCCGGGTTCTACTACAACACCGCGGCCGTGATCGACGCCGACGGCAGCTACCTCGGCAAGTACCGCAAGCACCACATCCCCCAGGTCAAGGGATTCTGGGAGAAGTACTACTTCAAGCCGGGCAACCTCGGCTGGCCCGTCTTCGACACCGCCGTCGGCAAGGTCGGCGTCTACATCTGCTACGACCGGCACTTCCCCGAGGGCTGGCGCCAACTCGGCCTGAACGGCGCCCAGATCGTCTACAACCCCTCCGCCACCCACCGCGGCCTCTCCTCGTACCTCTGGCAGCTGGAACAGCCCGCGGCGGCCGTCGCGAACGAGTACTTCATCGCCGCCATCAACCGTGTGGGCCAGGAGGAGTACGGCGACAACGACTTCTACGGAACGTCGTACTTCGTAGACCCGCGCGGCCAGTTCGTCGGGGAGCCCGCGAGCGACAAGGCCGAAGAACTCCTCGTGCGGGACCTCGACCTAGGTCTCATCGAGGAAGTACGTCAGCAGTGGGCGTTCTACCGCGACCGACGCCCCGACGCCTACGAAGGGCTGGTGCAGCCGTGACCGAACTGTTCGACCGCCACAAAGCGGTGCTGCCCGAGTGGCTCGCGCTCTACTACCAGCGGCCCCTCGAACTCACCCACGGAGAAGGCCGGCACGTCTGGGACGCCGAAGGGAAGAAGTACCTCGACTTCTTCGGCGGCATCCTCACCACCATGACCGCGCACGCCCTGCCCGAGGTCACCAAGGCGGTGAGCGAGCAGGCCGGGCGGATCATCCACTCCTCGACGCTCTATCTGAACCGCCCGATGGTCGAACTCGCCGAGCGGATCGCGGCGTTGTCCGGCATCCCCGACGCCCGCGTCTTCTTCACCACCTCCGGCACCGAGGCCAACGACGCGGCGCTGCTGCTCGCCACCGCCCACCGCCGCTCCAACCAGATCCTGGCGATGCGCAACGGCTATCACGGCCGCTCCTTCACGACCGTCGGCATCACCGGCAACCAGTCGTGGTCGCCGACCAGCCTCTCGCCGCTCCAGACGCTGTACGTGCACGGGGGCGTCCGCGGCCGGGGCCCGTACGCCGAGCTGAGCGACGCCGAGTTCACCGCGGCGTGCGTCGCCGACCTGCGGGACATGCTCGGCCAGGCCCGCGGGGGAGTGGCGGCGCTCATCGCCGAGCCGATCCAGGGCGTCGGCGGCTTCACCTCGCCGCCCGACGGGCTGTACGCGGCGTTCCGCGAAGTGCTCGACGAGCACGGCATCCTGTGGATCGCCGACGAGGTGCAGACCGGCTGGGGCCGCACGGGCGAGCACTTCTGGGGCTGGCAGGCACACGCCGCGAGCGGCCCGCCGGACATGCTGACCTTCGCCAAGGGCATCGGCAACGGCATGTCGATCGGTGGCGTGGTCGCCCGCGCCGAGGTGATGAACTCCCTGGACGCCAACTCCATCTCGACGTTCGGCGGCTCCCCGGTCACCATGGCGGCGGGCCTCGCCAACCTCTCGTACCTCCTGGAGCACGACCTCCAGGGCAACGCCCGGCGCGTCGGGGGCCTGCTCATCGAGCGGCTGCGGGCCATCTGCGCCCAGCTGCCCGTCGTACGCGAAGTGCGCGGGCGCGGCCTGATGATCGGCATCGAACTGGTCGAGCCCGGCACGGACGAGCCGAACCAGCGTGCCGCCGCCGCGGTCCTCGAAGCGGCGCGCGAGGGCGGCCTGCTCATCGGCAAGGGAGGCGGCCACGACACCAGCGTCCTGCGCGTCGCCCCGCCGCTCTCGCTGACGGTCGCGGAGGCGGAGGAGGGCGCGGCCATCCTCGAACAGGCCCTGCGCGGCGTCTAGTTCACCTGGCCCACCGGGGGCGCCGCCGGCACGTACGTCACGTACCCCTGTCTCGTACCCTGCGCAGAAGAGGGAGTGCACTACATGAGTACCCGCACCCTGATCCGCGGCGGACTCGTCGTCACCGCCGCCGAGGAGACCCACGCCGACGTACTGATCGAGGACGGCCGCATCGCCGCGCTCGCCGCGAGCGGCAGCGCCGCGGCGGGGGCGTGGAGCGCCGAACGCGTCATCGACGCCACCGACAGGTACGTGATCCCGGGCGGCGTCGACGCCCATACGCACATGGAGTTCCCGTTCGGCGGCACCTTCTCCTCGGACACCTTCGAGACCGGGACCCGGGCGGCGGCCTGGGGCGGTACCACCACCATCGTCGACTTCGCGGTGCAGTCCAAGGGCAAGGCGCTGCGGGCGGGGCTGGACGCGTGGCACGCGAAGGCCGACGGGAACTGCGCGATCGACTACGCCTTCCACATGATCGTGTCGGATGTGAACGAGGCGACGCTCAAGCAGATGGACGGGCTCGTCGAGGAGGGCGTCAGCTCGTTCAAGCTGTTCATGGCGTATCCGGGGGTCTTCTACTCGGACGACGGGCAGATCCTCCGCGCGATGCAGCGGGCCGGCGGGAACGGCGGGCTGATCATGATGCACGCGGAGAACGGCATCGCGATCGACGTGCTCGTCGAGCAGGCGCTGGCCCGCGGCCGGACGGACCCCCGCTACCACGGCGAGGTGAGAAAGGCCCTGCTGGAGGCCGAGGCCACACACCGCGCGATCAAACTCGCGCAGGTGGCGGGAGCGCCGCTGTACGTGGTGCACGTGTCGGCGCGGGAGGCGGTGGCCGAGCTGACGCGGGCCAGGGACGAGGGCTTGCCGGTCTTCGGGGAGACCTGCCCGCAGTACCTGTTCCTGTCCACGGACAACCTCGCCGAGCCGGACTTCCAGGGGGCGAAGTACGTGTGCAGCACGCCGCTGCGTCCCCAGGAGCACCAGGCGGCACTCTGGCGCGGCCTGCGCACGAACGACCTGCAAGTGGTCTCGACGGACCACTGCCCGTTCTGCTTCTCCGGGCAGAAGGAACTCGGCCGCGGCGACTTCTCCAAGATCCCCAACGGGATGCCCGGTGTGGAGCACCGCATGGACCTCCTCCACCAGGCAGTCGTCGACGGGCACCTCTCGCGCCGCCGCTGGATCGAGATCGCCTGCGCGACACCGGCCCGCATGTTCGGCCTGTACCCGAAGAAGGGCACGATCGCGCCGGGCGCGGACGCCGACGTCGTGATCTACGACCCGCACGCGGAGCAGACGATCTCGGCGGCCACGCACCACATGAACGTCGACTACTCGGCGTACGAGGGAAAGCGCCTGACCGGCCGGGTGGAGACGGTCCTGTCACGCGGCGAACCGGTCATCACGCAAAGGGAGTTCACCGGCCGCGCCGGCCACGGCGCGTACACCGCGCGCGGCACCTGCCAGTACCTGGATTGACCGGGTGGGCGCCGCTGCCCGCTACCGCGCTCGCCATTCGGTGGCGAGGACCGCCCAGTTCTGCTTGTCGTAGCGGGTGCCCTCGTAGGGCCAGGCCTCGCGCTGCACCCCTTCGAGCGTCATGCCGAGCCGCTCGGCCACCGCCGCGCTGCGAGCGTTGTCGGCCCGGCAGCGCCACTCGGCGCGGTGGAGGCCCCGGGTGGTGAACGCCCAGTCAAGGAGCGTGCGGCAGGCCTCGGTGACCAGGCCGTCCCCCTCGGCCGCCGGCTCCAGCCAGCAGCCGGCCTCGCACGAGCCCGACGCGGCGTCGAAGGCCACGAACAGGACGCCGCCGACCAGCGTGCCGTCCCGCCAGATGCCGTAGAGGCGGGCGCCGTCCGCGGCCTGGCGCTCGGCGTACCGGCGCAGCGTGTCCCGGGCGCCGTCGACGTCGTCGGTGATGAACCTGCTCCCCACCCACGGCCGGATGTGCTCGCGCGCCCGGTCGAGATGGGCCGCGAACTCATCGGCGTGCCACACCTCCAGAGGGCGCAGGTGGGCGTTGTCCCGCAGCGGGAGGGAGAACATCAGGACCCCATTCACACAACAAGCGTTACGGTTATGTACCGTGGCAGCATGCCACGTACCAAGGGCGATCACGAAGCCCGTCGCCGTGATGTGTCCGAGGCGGTCTGGCGGGTCCTGGCCGCGCACGGCTTCGGCGGGCTGACGATGCGCGCCGTCGCCGCCGAACTCGGCGCCACCACCGGCCTGCTCACCCACTACTTCCGCACCAAGCGAGATCTGGTCGCCTACGCTCTCGACCTGCTGGAGCGGCGCACCGCCGCCCGCCCCAGACGCACCGCGGGCCCCGGCGTGTC
This window contains:
- a CDS encoding PP2C family protein-serine/threonine phosphatase; the encoded protein is MRVFLVGGALTAGGVLTAHLTVTEWRLTPGLLLIGPVLISARKGPKATAGAVVWSVAISVTWPLALSVVDRHSGELSPAAVVFECLVLVIGGGAAVHGARRRVAREAELVRVAQRSRDAVLRPLAAEVGGVGFSSLYRSVSEFGLGGDLYDLARTPYGPRVLIGDVRGHGPEAAVLGAATVGAFREGACATPALVDLAAGLDTRISGDLGPEDFVTVLLAEFVPGEVRLVNCGHPAPLRIGLRAEPLAPSRPSAPLGLGPRPQLQRARLGVGERLLLYTDGLSEARDAQGTMLPLDDRVREAACLPLLPECLDALLSLATAHAGGSLQDDLALIMCEPRRATSMGEGGGTHDPPAVRDRCL
- a CDS encoding ATP-binding protein, whose amino-acid sequence is MEPTERRPGNLPPETTSMVGRGLELRQLERLCGRSRLVTVTGVGGVGKSRLARRAAAGLRPRFADGVWWVELTGLSEGTLLAHSIAETLPLSDQSTRPMLDVVADYLADRELLLVLDTCEHLTDACAMAAEALLRAAPKLQIMATSRRRLGLMAEEVLILEPLRVPRDQEDMDDSEAVTLLVERAAETVPGFTVDAADATAVVRLSQLLEGLPLAIELAAARLGRMPVDELVKRLPDRFGLLQDSDGAPEEATDGAPDCGPSPASRSRPGRQVPPWHRALRTTIGWSHELCTPAERLLWARLSVFAGSFDTEAAVAVCADEHLPEEDIPGLLGVLVDTSIANWLPTPEGSDRFRMLDTVREYGAHWLRELGEEEPLRHRHLAHYRAFARQADSEWLGPEQLTWYTRTAAEYSNLRAALDLSLLRPEGHAALELAGNLWFFWHACGFPREGQYYLAQALAADRAPSPERGKALWAEGMVFATLGDPEAVGARATEIASTAVRFGCAATADRADTLSSVAAVMLGDHARAATFSQAVLDRHRCSPMAQPAHSAGFVRSMVYIKEGRIDEAVAVLDHVRADCDRHGEQWSRAFADYMCARAELARGRVAAAFDHGQASWLTKRRLDDSLGMAVALDVLAAAASAAGDARRTAHLLGLAQQVWDTLGTPQIGVSEWIATRRTCEEQARRALGDDVYATVFQNGHRTPQDAPDPLTPEAAPLRAGQPGDPPPEDRV
- a CDS encoding nitrilase-related carbon-nitrogen hydrolase, producing MVNVVRAALVQATWTGDTESMIAKHEEHAREAARQGAKVIGFQEVFNAPYFCQVQEAEHYRWAEPVPEGPTVTRMRELARETGMVIVVPVFEVEQSGFYYNTAAVIDADGSYLGKYRKHHIPQVKGFWEKYYFKPGNLGWPVFDTAVGKVGVYICYDRHFPEGWRQLGLNGAQIVYNPSATHRGLSSYLWQLEQPAAAVANEYFIAAINRVGQEEYGDNDFYGTSYFVDPRGQFVGEPASDKAEELLVRDLDLGLIEEVRQQWAFYRDRRPDAYEGLVQP
- a CDS encoding aspartate aminotransferase family protein, encoding MTELFDRHKAVLPEWLALYYQRPLELTHGEGRHVWDAEGKKYLDFFGGILTTMTAHALPEVTKAVSEQAGRIIHSSTLYLNRPMVELAERIAALSGIPDARVFFTTSGTEANDAALLLATAHRRSNQILAMRNGYHGRSFTTVGITGNQSWSPTSLSPLQTLYVHGGVRGRGPYAELSDAEFTAACVADLRDMLGQARGGVAALIAEPIQGVGGFTSPPDGLYAAFREVLDEHGILWIADEVQTGWGRTGEHFWGWQAHAASGPPDMLTFAKGIGNGMSIGGVVARAEVMNSLDANSISTFGGSPVTMAAGLANLSYLLEHDLQGNARRVGGLLIERLRAICAQLPVVREVRGRGLMIGIELVEPGTDEPNQRAAAAVLEAAREGGLLIGKGGGHDTSVLRVAPPLSLTVAEAEEGAAILEQALRGV
- the hydA gene encoding dihydropyrimidinase, which gives rise to MSTRTLIRGGLVVTAAEETHADVLIEDGRIAALAASGSAAAGAWSAERVIDATDRYVIPGGVDAHTHMEFPFGGTFSSDTFETGTRAAAWGGTTTIVDFAVQSKGKALRAGLDAWHAKADGNCAIDYAFHMIVSDVNEATLKQMDGLVEEGVSSFKLFMAYPGVFYSDDGQILRAMQRAGGNGGLIMMHAENGIAIDVLVEQALARGRTDPRYHGEVRKALLEAEATHRAIKLAQVAGAPLYVVHVSAREAVAELTRARDEGLPVFGETCPQYLFLSTDNLAEPDFQGAKYVCSTPLRPQEHQAALWRGLRTNDLQVVSTDHCPFCFSGQKELGRGDFSKIPNGMPGVEHRMDLLHQAVVDGHLSRRRWIEIACATPARMFGLYPKKGTIAPGADADVVIYDPHAEQTISAATHHMNVDYSAYEGKRLTGRVETVLSRGEPVITQREFTGRAGHGAYTARGTCQYLD
- a CDS encoding GNAT family N-acetyltransferase, whose protein sequence is MFSLPLRDNAHLRPLEVWHADEFAAHLDRAREHIRPWVGSRFITDDVDGARDTLRRYAERQAADGARLYGIWRDGTLVGGVLFVAFDAASGSCEAGCWLEPAAEGDGLVTEACRTLLDWAFTTRGLHRAEWRCRADNARSAAVAERLGMTLEGVQREAWPYEGTRYDKQNWAVLATEWRAR